In Xanthomonas theicola, a single genomic region encodes these proteins:
- a CDS encoding IS3 family transposase (programmed frameshift) — protein MKKRFSEEQIIGFLREAEAGVAVKDLCRRHGFSEASYYLWRSKFGGMSVPEAKRLKELEAENTRLKKLLAEQLFENDVIKDALRKKLVTAPARRMLVRHLMERGLPERRALAVVRMSASALRYVPRPDRNVELRERILALAQQHKRYGVGMIYLKLRQEQWPVNYKRVERLYQEARLQVRRRKRKKVLLGERQPLLRPGTANQVRSMDFVFDRTAEGRVLKALTIVDDATHEAVAIEVERAISGHGVARVLDRLALTRGLPQVIRTDNGKEFCGKTMVTWAHERGVQLRLIQPGKPNQNAYIESFNGRLRDECLNEHWFPRLLHARTEIETWRREYNEERPKKILGGLTPAAYAQQLAAKAATMKPGL, from the exons GTGAAGAAGCGCTTTTCCGAAGAGCAGATCATCGGCTTCCTGCGTGAGGCCGAAGCCGGCGTGGCGGTGAAGGACCTGTGCCGGCGGCACGGGTTCAGCGAGGCCTCCTACTACCTGTGGCGCAGCAAGTTCGGCGGCATGAGCGTGCCGGAGGCCAAGCGGCTCAAGGAGCTGGAGGCGGAGAACACGCGGCTGAAGAAGCTGCTGGCCGAGCAGCTGTTCGAGAACGACGTCATCAAGGACGCCCTGCGAAAAAAGT TGGTGACCGCACCGGCGCGCAGGATGCTGGTGCGGCACCTGATGGAGCGCGGGCTCCCTGAGCGGCGGGCGCTGGCCGTGGTGCGGATGAGCGCCAGCGCGCTGCGCTACGTCCCACGTCCGGATCGCAACGTCGAGCTGCGCGAGCGGATCCTGGCGCTAGCGCAGCAGCACAAGCGCTACGGCGTCGGGATGATCTATCTGAAGCTGCGGCAGGAGCAGTGGCCGGTGAACTACAAGCGGGTGGAACGGCTGTATCAGGAGGCCAGGTTGCAGGTGCGCCGGCGCAAGCGGAAGAAGGTGCTGCTGGGCGAGCGCCAACCGTTGCTTCGGCCTGGAACCGCCAACCAGGTCCGGTCGATGGACTTCGTGTTCGACCGCACCGCCGAGGGCCGGGTGCTCAAGGCCCTGACCATCGTCGACGATGCCACGCACGAGGCGGTGGCGATCGAGGTGGAGCGGGCCATCTCCGGCCACGGCGTGGCCCGGGTGCTGGATCGGCTGGCGCTGACACGGGGTCTGCCGCAGGTGATCCGCACCGACAACGGCAAGGAGTTCTGCGGCAAGACGATGGTGACGTGGGCCCACGAGCGCGGTGTGCAGCTGCGCTTGATCCAGCCAGGCAAGCCGAACCAGAACGCCTACATCGAGAGCTTCAACGGCCGCCTGCGCGACGAATGCCTCAACGAGCACTGGTTCCCGAGGCTGCTGCACGCCCGCACCGAGATCGAGACCTGGCGACGGGAATATAACGAGGAGCGACCGAAGAAGATCTTGGGCGGCCTGACCCCGGCCGCCTATGCCCAACAGCTAGCGGCCAAAGCCGCTACGATGAAACCCGGACTCTAA
- a CDS encoding Wadjet anti-phage system protein JetA family protein, whose amino-acid sequence MQFFVPPREYFFRPLTHDNRELCAAVLRALHERVHGANADYAEVLTRELVLEVIQHALANPVLRGLAFEAGQTVRAEEERAYASDLLRKLKEHGWLEDYRDPIDLRPTLKLSRAGKAFSETFANLDDSRAKTRQRNMRSARKALAAFIAARDADELLDAHEFASRVVQDLQDDIEYFRHLIQSLTREALAQKVAWNEFNDFIEKRFAREYAVRLVADSAERHRGQISEALEEVRALDGEQRDGVDAHLLQRAPWLEHTAQGRSPMLWLADRIESMVEAACSLKLPMLRSEMNNYARRFTSLLRQALSLDYGAESALGRTMAWLKEKPEPAREGLLDALAQRLATSEIRLPGGVLRWTLRDRETEAPAQAALVVDETSRLNALLRRAEAEAFAFSDQQVLQGLIPHLQRGPITLAALPVDTAEGAVRVLHAVGAARSAEGRRLLQARKTTRQVSTPYFQADDYELRIEPTDGIDVMTDHAGRGH is encoded by the coding sequence ATGCAGTTCTTCGTCCCTCCCCGTGAATACTTCTTTCGCCCCCTCACTCACGACAACCGTGAGCTGTGCGCTGCCGTGCTGCGCGCCCTGCACGAGCGGGTGCACGGAGCCAATGCCGACTACGCAGAGGTGCTGACCCGCGAACTGGTGCTGGAGGTGATTCAACATGCACTGGCCAATCCCGTGCTGCGCGGTCTGGCCTTCGAAGCCGGGCAGACTGTACGTGCCGAAGAAGAGCGTGCCTACGCAAGCGACCTGCTGCGCAAGCTCAAGGAACACGGCTGGCTGGAGGATTACCGCGACCCGATCGATCTGCGGCCCACGCTCAAACTGAGCCGGGCTGGCAAGGCCTTCAGCGAGACCTTTGCCAACCTTGATGACTCCCGCGCCAAGACGCGCCAGCGAAACATGCGCTCGGCCCGCAAAGCGCTGGCGGCGTTCATCGCCGCCCGAGATGCCGATGAACTGCTGGACGCCCATGAGTTCGCTAGCCGCGTAGTGCAGGACCTGCAGGACGACATCGAGTATTTCCGCCACTTGATCCAGAGCCTGACGCGAGAAGCTCTGGCGCAGAAGGTGGCCTGGAACGAGTTTAATGATTTCATCGAGAAGCGCTTTGCGCGGGAGTACGCCGTGCGCCTGGTGGCCGATTCGGCGGAGCGCCATCGCGGCCAGATCAGCGAGGCTTTGGAAGAGGTGCGAGCCCTCGACGGCGAGCAACGCGACGGGGTGGACGCTCATCTGCTGCAGCGCGCACCCTGGCTTGAACACACTGCGCAGGGCCGCAGCCCGATGCTGTGGCTCGCGGACCGCATCGAGAGCATGGTCGAAGCCGCCTGCAGCTTGAAGTTGCCCATGTTGCGCTCGGAGATGAACAACTACGCGCGCCGCTTCACCAGCTTGCTGAGACAAGCGCTGTCCCTGGACTATGGTGCCGAATCCGCCCTGGGCCGCACCATGGCCTGGCTGAAGGAGAAACCGGAGCCCGCCCGCGAGGGACTGCTCGACGCGCTGGCTCAGCGACTGGCTACCAGTGAGATCCGTCTGCCCGGCGGCGTGTTGCGCTGGACATTGCGCGACCGTGAGACCGAAGCCCCTGCGCAGGCTGCGCTGGTAGTGGACGAGACCAGCCGTCTGAACGCGCTGCTGCGCCGGGCTGAAGCCGAAGCTTTTGCCTTCAGCGATCAACAGGTGCTGCAAGGCCTGATACCCCACCTGCAGAGAGGACCGATCACACTGGCGGCGCTGCCGGTGGATACGGCCGAGGGCGCAGTGCGTGTTCTGCATGCCGTGGGCGCAGCGCGTTCGGCCGAAGGGCGCCGCCTCTTGCAGGCTCGAAAGACGACCAGACAAGTGAGCACGCCTTACTTTCAGGCAGATGACTATGAGTTGCGCATCGAACCGACGGATGGAATCGATGTAATGACCGACCATGCAGGTAGGGGGCACTGA
- a CDS encoding DUF4194 domain-containing protein, whose amino-acid sequence MLQSVAQYLEQRLASEGGANLKPARFAELVGRLLASGVVWRELSRPEAALYDDAIQCEQLLREWFACIGFVLVHDSDARLLRLYPPGEGGGDDEEDGVRRLRARLSRDFVAAVIALRFLYTEALTGRRPLVDERLAISLEELSQAVVSLLAHKLPNAASERMVLLRELRKHRVLHFVEGDDAGDMQMGLAVLRPVMSFVSDEALEEALRIVGRQPTSMLTVAPAPEDVP is encoded by the coding sequence ATGCTGCAATCCGTGGCCCAGTACCTCGAACAGCGGTTGGCGAGCGAGGGCGGCGCTAACCTCAAGCCCGCACGCTTCGCCGAATTGGTTGGGCGACTTTTGGCCAGTGGCGTGGTGTGGCGTGAGCTCTCCCGGCCAGAGGCCGCGCTGTATGACGATGCCATCCAGTGCGAGCAACTGCTGCGCGAGTGGTTCGCCTGCATAGGATTCGTTTTGGTCCACGACAGCGACGCGCGCCTGCTGCGGCTTTATCCCCCTGGGGAAGGTGGAGGCGATGACGAGGAAGACGGCGTGCGCCGCCTGCGCGCCCGCCTGTCGCGCGATTTCGTGGCCGCTGTGATCGCTCTGCGCTTTCTCTACACCGAGGCGCTGACTGGACGACGTCCACTGGTGGACGAACGACTGGCCATCAGCCTGGAGGAACTTTCACAAGCGGTGGTGTCGCTGTTGGCGCACAAGCTGCCCAACGCCGCCAGTGAACGCATGGTCCTGCTGCGCGAACTGCGCAAGCACCGCGTGCTCCATTTCGTTGAGGGAGATGACGCCGGAGACATGCAGATGGGCCTGGCCGTGCTGCGGCCGGTGATGAGTTTCGTCAGCGACGAGGCACTGGAGGAGGCTTTGCGGATCGTTGGTCGCCAGCCCACCTCCATGCTCACCGTCGCACCAGCGCCCGAGGACGTCCCATGA
- a CDS encoding SbcC/MukB-like Walker B domain-containing protein — MRIAKLLTWHWGSLEDREWHFADAVLLTGESGSGKSTLLDAIQTVLTAAHQHVVQFNIGQDESTQGRRGGKEPRTLAAYALGQQADGVFLRSRSTSYAGIVFEASEQVGEQAESFTALVGVEAFEDGRRAVLQGAPQFFIVRRVLSLDHLARRAGEALAAMPLPLKELYVQLQHRLQANTDRSAAVVQRFPDKGGYLQHLYGALMGKTAVGEHDATRAAKSLVKAMAYKELGNVNDLVRDEILEPHDFSKDLDKMRELMRSIASLKLEAERLALNLGRLDTAQDSADQVLQEARRFVTTTIAHAMRTRSEAHDDLASVLRQIVAQDKRQAQLQEKLASLDAQETQLREQLRGVDKRLDDSDVALEKQALENQIRLQSDQFRLHWGRVQEAAHGIGAMAVQLEQLLALDLSAVPTLAATVEALRPAAQQVLKPWPAIARAYTRAGALDMQLPAFELEAFDVQLATLRQGIHDHDASVQGAVLQALTDVGMQLNQLKDDAEQRDAELRRLQSGRAQGPKDAHEAVALIEREIPSARPHLLAQLVEPRAGTHWQNAIEGYMGGDRFAIIVEAGMEAQCARLVKQYYRIRSPKVVQGRKAMEDTEGRQLEARAVLHELICQHPVAHAFLLAQYGRVRKVDTEDELARTPQGLMEEGLGSRGYGMFACRAPDGELAFGEAARRRRRQWCEDELKRLASQTRDLAALRQSLLAITRMFNGAVFTPLTPLVLAVLESQVQHAHAEQALKALDLSAIDALLAEQTDLKIRIGSVTGQRNEELIQVGATGKELTELRRREKNLTERLPELDIAYANATVWASRFAGAVPALAIESQLLAEAQSLAAEPETSLDALRQRVQSLREGLPRTLRELAQAVGVYLSGARDDSERFAWIDPPRSMDRLEELLPLVERARSAIAEQIQRQRAIGLADNARALRDAEGQFNHVFTSSFCFKVRDDVKQGALTLQRLNRHLQDIRFGNDTFKLEWDWVPRMQKVQEFFEAVERAVEGLEHDRGSIFTSPRLTDEQRATAEEIRCLLLANDQGASERALRELADYRNYRRYDILRTSPVGTTRLSTWGTGSGGELETPFYVVRSAVLAHALGHFGRDRRGAPSLRLMLSDEAFSKMDEARSRNVLQFLSQTLGLQLVVAMPTSKSGAVKPEFDKEFTFSKVMARRPSGEGFQELFISEVQEKTLNRPALAKLWGAHAEQARETARAHWLAEHQQQTTIQPANLPESVQTSGPAIKEGDDGYTEGRPQS; from the coding sequence ATGAGGATCGCCAAGCTGCTCACTTGGCATTGGGGATCGCTGGAGGACCGTGAATGGCACTTCGCCGACGCCGTTTTGCTGACCGGCGAATCGGGGTCGGGCAAGTCCACGCTGCTCGATGCGATCCAGACCGTACTCACAGCCGCGCACCAGCATGTAGTGCAGTTCAACATCGGCCAGGACGAGTCCACGCAGGGCCGGCGTGGCGGCAAGGAGCCGCGCACCTTGGCAGCCTACGCCCTGGGACAGCAGGCCGACGGCGTGTTTCTGCGCAGCCGCTCGACCAGCTATGCCGGCATCGTATTCGAGGCATCCGAACAGGTGGGCGAGCAAGCGGAGTCCTTCACTGCGTTGGTGGGTGTGGAGGCTTTCGAGGATGGCCGGCGCGCCGTCCTGCAGGGTGCGCCGCAGTTCTTCATCGTGCGCCGAGTGCTTTCGCTGGACCATCTGGCTCGCCGCGCGGGGGAGGCGCTCGCCGCAATGCCTTTGCCGCTCAAGGAACTGTACGTGCAGCTCCAGCACCGCCTGCAGGCCAACACCGACAGGTCTGCCGCGGTGGTGCAACGCTTCCCCGACAAGGGCGGCTATCTGCAGCACCTGTATGGCGCGCTGATGGGCAAGACGGCGGTAGGCGAGCACGACGCTACCCGCGCGGCCAAGTCGCTTGTCAAGGCCATGGCTTACAAGGAACTAGGCAATGTCAACGACCTTGTGCGCGACGAGATCTTGGAACCGCACGACTTCAGCAAGGATCTTGACAAGATGCGCGAGCTGATGCGGTCCATCGCCAGCCTGAAGCTGGAGGCCGAGCGCCTGGCGTTGAATCTGGGGCGGCTTGACACCGCCCAGGACAGCGCCGACCAGGTACTGCAAGAGGCTAGGCGATTCGTCACCACCACCATCGCCCATGCCATGCGCACGCGCAGCGAGGCGCACGATGACCTGGCGTCCGTGCTGCGCCAGATCGTTGCGCAGGACAAGAGGCAGGCGCAATTGCAGGAGAAGCTGGCCTCGCTCGACGCTCAGGAAACCCAGTTGCGCGAGCAACTGCGCGGAGTGGACAAGCGCCTGGACGACAGCGACGTAGCACTGGAGAAGCAGGCACTGGAGAACCAAATCCGGCTGCAGTCCGACCAGTTTCGCTTGCACTGGGGGCGTGTACAGGAAGCGGCGCACGGAATCGGCGCAATGGCTGTACAACTCGAACAACTGCTGGCGCTGGACTTGTCGGCCGTACCAACGCTGGCTGCTACGGTAGAAGCCCTGCGTCCTGCCGCGCAGCAGGTCCTCAAGCCCTGGCCAGCGATAGCCCGGGCCTACACACGCGCCGGCGCTCTGGACATGCAGTTGCCTGCCTTCGAACTGGAAGCCTTCGACGTGCAACTGGCCACCTTGCGCCAGGGCATTCACGACCACGATGCCTCGGTGCAAGGTGCGGTGCTGCAAGCCTTGACCGACGTAGGTATGCAGCTAAACCAGTTGAAGGACGACGCCGAGCAGCGTGACGCCGAACTACGCCGCCTGCAGTCGGGTCGAGCGCAAGGTCCGAAGGACGCACATGAAGCGGTGGCGCTGATCGAACGAGAGATTCCCTCTGCCCGTCCCCACTTGCTGGCACAACTGGTGGAGCCCCGCGCAGGTACCCACTGGCAGAACGCCATCGAAGGCTATATGGGGGGGGACCGGTTCGCCATCATCGTCGAGGCTGGTATGGAAGCGCAGTGTGCCCGGCTGGTCAAGCAGTACTACCGCATTCGCTCTCCAAAAGTCGTGCAAGGCCGCAAGGCGATGGAAGACACCGAGGGCCGCCAATTGGAAGCGCGTGCCGTGCTGCATGAGTTGATCTGCCAGCACCCGGTGGCTCACGCCTTCTTGCTCGCACAGTATGGTCGCGTACGCAAAGTGGACACCGAAGACGAGCTGGCTCGTACCCCTCAGGGGCTGATGGAAGAAGGATTGGGCAGCCGGGGCTACGGCATGTTTGCATGTCGCGCACCCGATGGAGAACTGGCATTCGGCGAGGCCGCGCGCCGGCGACGGCGGCAATGGTGCGAGGATGAACTCAAGCGCCTGGCATCACAGACGCGGGACCTTGCCGCGCTGCGACAGTCGCTGCTCGCGATTACCCGCATGTTCAACGGCGCCGTATTCACGCCGCTGACGCCGTTGGTGCTCGCTGTATTGGAAAGCCAAGTTCAGCATGCACATGCCGAACAGGCACTCAAGGCGCTGGATCTGTCGGCCATTGATGCGCTGTTGGCAGAGCAAACAGACCTGAAGATCCGCATCGGGAGCGTCACCGGGCAGCGCAATGAAGAGCTGATCCAGGTCGGCGCCACGGGCAAGGAGCTCACGGAACTGCGCCGCCGCGAGAAAAACCTGACCGAACGCCTGCCTGAGCTCGATATCGCCTATGCCAACGCCACGGTGTGGGCCTCGCGCTTTGCGGGTGCCGTGCCCGCGCTGGCCATCGAGTCCCAACTGCTGGCAGAGGCCCAGTCGCTGGCGGCCGAACCGGAAACCAGCCTGGATGCGCTGCGTCAGCGCGTACAGAGCTTGCGCGAAGGACTGCCTCGCACACTGCGAGAACTCGCGCAGGCCGTGGGCGTCTATCTATCGGGTGCGCGCGACGACAGCGAGCGCTTCGCATGGATCGACCCACCGCGCAGCATGGACCGCCTGGAAGAGTTGCTGCCGCTGGTTGAGCGTGCTCGCTCCGCCATTGCCGAGCAGATCCAGCGCCAGCGTGCCATCGGCCTGGCGGACAATGCACGCGCCCTGCGCGATGCCGAAGGCCAGTTCAACCACGTCTTCACTAGCAGCTTTTGCTTCAAGGTGCGCGACGACGTCAAGCAAGGCGCGCTAACGCTGCAGCGCCTCAACCGCCATCTGCAGGACATCCGCTTCGGTAACGACACCTTCAAGCTGGAATGGGATTGGGTGCCTCGCATGCAGAAGGTGCAGGAGTTTTTCGAGGCGGTGGAGCGCGCCGTCGAAGGGTTGGAGCATGATCGGGGCTCCATTTTCACCTCGCCCCGGCTCACCGACGAGCAACGCGCCACCGCGGAGGAAATTCGTTGCCTGCTGCTGGCCAACGACCAGGGGGCCAGCGAACGCGCGTTGCGCGAACTGGCCGACTATCGCAACTATCGGCGCTATGACATTTTGCGCACCAGCCCGGTAGGTACCACACGGTTGTCCACCTGGGGCACGGGCTCGGGCGGAGAGCTGGAAACACCGTTTTACGTGGTGCGCTCGGCTGTGCTGGCCCATGCGCTCGGGCATTTTGGTCGTGACCGCCGCGGGGCGCCCTCCCTGAGGCTGATGCTCAGCGATGAGGCATTCTCCAAGATGGATGAAGCACGCTCGCGCAACGTGCTGCAGTTCCTGTCGCAGACGTTGGGGCTGCAACTCGTGGTGGCCATGCCCACCTCCAAGTCGGGCGCGGTCAAGCCCGAGTTCGACAAGGAGTTCACCTTTTCCAAGGTGATGGCGCGCAGGCCGAGCGGGGAGGGATTCCAGGAACTGTTCATCAGTGAAGTCCAGGAAAAAACGCTCAACCGCCCCGCGCTGGCCAAGTTATGGGGGGCGCATGCCGAGCAGGCCCGCGAGACCGCACGTGCCCATTGGCTGGCAGAGCATCAGCAACAGACGACCATCCAACCTGCCAATTTGCCGGAGAGTGTCCAGACATCCGGCCCGGCGATTAAAGAGGGTGATGATGGTTATACCGAGGGCCGACCCCAGTCCTGA
- a CDS encoding AbrB/MazE/SpoVT family DNA-binding domain-containing protein, whose product MQVAKWGNSLAVRLPASLVEALELREGDDIEIVVDEPRLFAVRKKPGSEALLERLRAFRGKLPADFRFNREEANGRG is encoded by the coding sequence ATGCAGGTAGCCAAGTGGGGCAATAGTCTGGCAGTGCGACTGCCTGCGAGCCTTGTGGAGGCCCTGGAACTGCGCGAGGGCGACGACATCGAGATTGTTGTGGACGAGCCGCGCCTTTTCGCGGTGCGTAAAAAGCCAGGTTCGGAAGCTTTGCTGGAACGGTTACGCGCGTTCCGCGGCAAGCTTCCAGCAGATTTCAGGTTCAACCGGGAAGAGGCCAATGGCCGGGGGTAG
- a CDS encoding PIN domain-containing protein, protein MVLYLLSEDSAKADDAEKLLQRRPIISVQVLNEVTHVCVRKLKMGWGEVGQFLALVREFCKVVPLTVDVHDRARQLAERHQLSFYDACIIAAAAIEGCQTLYTEDMHHGLIIEESLSIRNPFNT, encoded by the coding sequence ATGGTGCTCTACCTGCTGTCCGAGGACTCTGCGAAGGCGGACGATGCTGAAAAGCTCCTTCAGCGGCGGCCGATCATCAGCGTGCAGGTACTCAACGAAGTCACGCACGTGTGTGTGCGCAAGCTCAAGATGGGGTGGGGCGAGGTGGGGCAGTTCCTTGCGCTGGTGCGGGAGTTCTGTAAAGTTGTGCCTCTCACGGTCGACGTGCACGACCGGGCTCGGCAGTTGGCCGAGCGGCACCAGCTGTCGTTCTACGATGCCTGCATCATTGCGGCGGCGGCCATCGAAGGCTGTCAGACCCTGTACACGGAAGACATGCACCACGGCCTCATCATCGAAGAAAGCCTTTCGATCCGGAATCCCTTCAACACCTGA
- a CDS encoding IS1595 family transposase, whose translation MAKKNLIQFQAGMSLPAFLRSYGNEAQCRQAVFEQRWPQGFFCPACGHRRSCQLHSRDLLQCNRCKHQTSLTRGTLFADTKLPLRTWFLAIYLLSQHKNGISALALRRQLGVSYNTAWLIKHKLMQAMVEREASHQLSGDIQVDDAFWGGERHGGGAGRGSPGKTPFVAAVQCSAQGHPVAMRLDVVAGFRKAELTRWASRYVAPGSRVVSDGLSCFPGVALAGCHHTAIFNRGRRVPTEPALIWVNTLLGNIKNALHGTYHALRPKYLQRYLSEFCYRFNRRFDLAALVPRLICASLHTPPLPYRIATLDA comes from the coding sequence ATGGCCAAGAAGAACCTGATCCAGTTCCAGGCGGGCATGAGCCTGCCGGCGTTCCTGCGGTCCTATGGGAACGAAGCGCAATGCCGGCAAGCCGTCTTTGAACAACGGTGGCCGCAAGGCTTCTTTTGCCCAGCGTGTGGACATCGGCGGTCTTGCCAGTTGCACAGCCGCGATCTGCTCCAATGCAATCGCTGCAAACATCAGACCTCCTTGACGCGCGGCACCTTGTTCGCTGATACCAAGCTGCCGTTGCGCACCTGGTTCCTGGCGATCTACCTCCTCAGCCAGCACAAGAACGGCATCTCGGCGTTGGCGCTGCGCCGGCAACTTGGAGTGAGCTACAACACCGCCTGGCTGATCAAACACAAATTGATGCAAGCCATGGTCGAACGCGAAGCCTCCCATCAGTTGAGCGGGGATATACAGGTGGACGACGCCTTTTGGGGCGGAGAGCGCCACGGCGGCGGGGCCGGCCGTGGCAGTCCGGGCAAGACCCCGTTTGTGGCCGCCGTTCAGTGCTCTGCGCAGGGACATCCTGTCGCCATGCGCCTGGATGTGGTGGCCGGTTTTCGCAAGGCCGAACTGACCCGCTGGGCAAGCCGCTATGTCGCCCCAGGCAGTCGCGTTGTTTCCGATGGCCTGAGCTGCTTCCCAGGCGTGGCCCTGGCCGGATGCCACCATACCGCCATCTTCAACCGCGGCCGGCGAGTGCCCACAGAGCCGGCGCTTATCTGGGTCAACACCCTCCTGGGCAACATCAAGAACGCCTTGCATGGCACCTATCACGCCTTGCGCCCAAAGTACCTGCAGCGCTACCTCAGCGAGTTCTGCTATCGCTTCAACCGACGCTTCGACCTGGCCGCCTTGGTGCCACGATTGATCTGCGCCTCCCTCCACACTCCACCGCTGCCCTATCGGATTGCTACGCTGGATGCGTGA
- a CDS encoding DUF6165 family protein, with protein MSEILAPISFGELLDKIAILQIKSERIGDAGKLANVRAELSALEKTWMAHPTAGGDIARLRAELRAVNERLWAIEDEIRAKEKAQAFDEEFIRLARSVYYENDERARIKKQINLALGSSYVEEKSYQDYRGAAS; from the coding sequence ATGTCCGAAATCCTGGCCCCCATCTCCTTCGGCGAATTGCTCGACAAGATCGCCATCCTGCAGATCAAGTCCGAGCGCATCGGCGATGCGGGCAAGCTGGCCAACGTGCGCGCGGAGCTGTCGGCGCTGGAAAAGACCTGGATGGCGCATCCGACCGCCGGCGGCGACATCGCCCGCCTGCGGGCCGAGCTGAGGGCGGTCAACGAGCGCCTGTGGGCGATTGAGGACGAGATCCGGGCGAAGGAAAAGGCGCAGGCTTTCGATGAGGAGTTCATCAGGCTCGCGCGCAGCGTGTACTACGAGAACGACGAGCGCGCGCGGATCAAGAAGCAGATCAATCTGGCGCTGGGCTCCAGCTACGTCGAAGAGAAGTCCTACCAGGACTACCGTGGCGCCGCATCCTGA
- a CDS encoding glycosyltransferase family 9 protein: MPATLPSLCLLRLSALGDVTHVVPLVRTLQRAWPEAAPLHWVIDKAGRKLLDGLSGVVFHDYDKRSGVVGMRALRRELPPQGFDALLQMQVALRANVLSSFIRARRRIGYDPSRSKDLHGLFVNERIPDRPGIHVLDAIGSFCEPLGLRQTEVRWDLPVPRDAHAWARAQWPDDGRPALLISACSSHVRRNWYPDRYAAVADHAAAQGWRVVLCGGVSALERSTADAIVAAARAPLLDLVGRDTLKQLPALLQRAALVMTPDSGPMHIANAMGSKVLGLHAASNPRRSGPYSDIRYCVDKYDAAARKYLGKPAAQLKWGSKIEFDAVMALIGVDDAIAAFERYRTDHGM; the protein is encoded by the coding sequence ATGCCGGCAACGCTCCCCTCGCTGTGCCTGTTGCGCCTATCGGCGCTTGGGGACGTGACCCACGTGGTCCCCCTGGTGCGGACCCTGCAGCGCGCCTGGCCCGAGGCGGCGCCGCTGCACTGGGTCATCGACAAAGCCGGGCGCAAGCTGCTCGACGGCCTGTCCGGGGTCGTCTTCCACGACTACGACAAGCGCAGCGGCGTGGTCGGCATGCGCGCGCTGCGCCGCGAACTGCCGCCGCAAGGCTTCGATGCACTGCTGCAGATGCAGGTGGCGCTGCGCGCCAACGTGCTGTCCTCGTTCATCCGCGCGCGCCGCCGCATCGGCTACGACCCCAGCCGCTCCAAGGACCTGCACGGCCTGTTCGTCAACGAGCGCATCCCGGACCGCCCCGGCATCCATGTGCTCGACGCGATCGGCAGCTTCTGCGAACCGCTGGGTCTACGCCAGACCGAGGTACGCTGGGACCTGCCGGTGCCCAGGGACGCACACGCCTGGGCGCGCGCGCAGTGGCCCGACGACGGCCGCCCGGCGTTGCTGATCTCAGCGTGCTCCAGCCACGTGCGCCGCAACTGGTACCCCGACCGCTACGCAGCGGTCGCCGACCACGCCGCCGCGCAGGGCTGGCGGGTGGTGTTGTGCGGGGGCGTCAGCGCACTGGAGCGCAGCACCGCCGACGCCATCGTCGCGGCCGCGCGCGCGCCGCTGCTGGACCTGGTCGGCCGCGACACGCTCAAGCAGCTGCCGGCGCTGCTGCAGCGCGCGGCGCTGGTGATGACCCCCGACTCCGGCCCGATGCACATTGCCAACGCCATGGGCAGCAAGGTGCTGGGGCTGCACGCGGCGAGCAACCCGCGCCGCAGCGGGCCCTATTCGGACATCCGCTACTGCGTGGACAAGTACGACGCAGCCGCGCGCAAGTACCTCGGCAAGCCGGCCGCGCAGCTGAAATGGGGCAGCAAGATCGAGTTCGACGCGGTGATGGCGCTGATCGGCGTGGACGACGCGATCGCCGCGTTCGAGCGCTACCGCACCGACCACGGCATGTGA